In the Podarcis muralis chromosome 15, rPodMur119.hap1.1, whole genome shotgun sequence genome, GGGTGAGATGCAGCCTCCACGCCTTATACATGTGAGGAAGACCCAGCTTGTCTCGCCACCCAATGCCAGGGCTGGGAAAGGAGCCCCAACACAACCCCTGGACAAAAGGAGCAGCTGGTCCCCTGTGGCCCCCAACAGCTGCCCTGGTGGCAACTGGTACTTACTTTCCACGACCACTTTGAGTGTGATGGTGGCACTATGGTTGGCATTCTTCTCTTTTGGGTTCTTAACAAAGCAAGTGTATTTCCCAGAGTCACTGAACTCTGCAAAgaggagcaggagggagacgtTGAACTCCCGGTTATCCTTGCTGAGGGCCATATCAGTTGGCATCTCGTACTTGATGAGAGACCTGTACTCTGGATAGGGCTCTGGCTTGGAGTCTTTGTTCTTGATGATTCCTTTGAATATCTGCAGCAAGGAAAAAACCAAAGAGCAAAGGGTCTGGTGGTCCAGAAGAAGCTTCCTCTGATGGGTCAAACAGtcagggttggggtggggaaagagctgCCTGATgcattaattatcatcatcatttaatcaCCCTCTATACATGTGTCTCAATgtgatatataaaaaaacaacaacccagcagaAACACTTAAAAACAGCAATAAGAGTTAGAACAAAGACCCATTTacccagctgggaaagcctgctGGAACAAAAGTATCTTGCAGGGTTTCCAGAAGATGGGCAGATGTCCTGTCTCAAAAGGGAAGCTGTTCCACAGAGCGGGGCAGCCACACTCAAGAGCCCTGCTCCATGTTATACAGCTCAAAGTGCACAGCTGAAAGGGGGCCGGTTTCTCAGGACAGCTAAAACTGTCAAGGAGAGACTGCCTCTGTTTGGAAGCTCCTGAAGGATGCTCTGGGGATAAGAGACTTACCAGGTGGGAACCGACCTTTTTCCACCTCCCTTGTGACCATGGCTGAGACAGGAGGGGGTGGGCAGCAGATGGTCACAGTTCTGTGTGTGAGCTGTTATACATGGAAGGAATTAGACCTTCACTCATTACTTATTAAGACAAGTGTATTTTGCCTTTGTGTCCTTCAAATCAGCAAATCATAAAAGCAGTAAAGTTACACCATTGGCTATTAATGAGACTCATCATGATGCCTTTCCACTTTGCTATCCAACCCCTCGCCTGCAAAGTGTAGTAAGCCACACACTTCAGTGCTATTGCTGATCCACGAGAAGTTGGCTCTCTCGATTCCGATGCAAGAGGTGAATGTGCAGGGCAAGAGGACATCCGTGCCATTCTTTACATAGATAACGGCCGCCTTGCCCACCGAAACCTCCAAGGCAAGTGTCACAGAGCAGAGCTGAAGGCCTAAGGAGGAGAAAGCAGAGGCACGTTGACTGTAATGTGGTTCTGCTGGGGAAGACtctgggcacttccagactgtagCTGTTTTTGGGTGTCACTGCTATAGTTGCTTGGGAGTTCTTGTGCAAGAAACCCACTTGCcccaaagatcagactttttgccaTAAGGAAATTGATTGGAAGATGCATTGGACAGTATGggctaacacttgctttgatgaaataaatgtcatctaacctccccaggAACAAATCAGAGTGGGCACTCATTAAATTGCCAATGTCATCTGATCTTCCTGCAAatcaatcagaatgaatgctcagtaaacaggctgTCTGGAAGTGCCCTCTTTTCCTCCACACACCTCcagagaggaaagcagagcagctgACATCCATCACCACCAAGCAGGAAGCCCTCCCCAATGATGGACGTAGGTGATGTGGGATTTCCAGTCAAGAACACAAATGCATGATTGCCAGACAGGCACACGAGCAACTGACATGCATAGAGTTCCAGAATTAATATAGAAGTCATTTCTTTAATGCTTTGGTGGGAATTTCTAACAAAGGAGACAATCTGATGTATTTCCTTCTTGTATTTCCTCCCTGTCtgacctctctctcttctttcaagCCGGTGATGTTCAAGCACACATGCCTGAGCTCTGCTCAAAGCCCAGATGCCATTATAGAAactaattttgtattttgtagCTGATTTTTTAACTGCATACAATATTGATGTATTTGCTGCCTGCACTGAAATGTAAGGAAACCTTTTTGTTCATCTTGCTAAAACTTGTGGTTCATTCTTAGTAGTGGGGACAAAGAAAGGAAAGTCAGCAGACCACAAATAAATGGGGATAAAAGGTGTAATTGCCTAATTCCTAGCTTCTTGTAAGCTGCAAAAGTGAATAAGTGTTGCAGCCTGTTTACTCTCATATTTCTCCCACACATTTGGGACAGGAAGTTTAAATTTTAACTTACTAATTATGTCCTCGATCCATCTCCATCAGGTGAGCAGAAGGAGCTGCCTTCCACCAGGGAAGcggctatttgtccatctagttgtgtcgacaatactgagctagatagaccaaagaGTCTGACTCAACAcaaagcagcttccaatgttcttaCGACCTCAGGCAGAAAATGATTTCTTTCATCACTTGCTAACTGCCATCCTTTTAGCTAGAGATGTCCAGGGTTTCctcctggggccttctgcatgtaaagcatgaGGTCTATCATTGAGTTATGCCAGATACTAACCCAGAGTACATCCCTGGTGATAAGTGCACACACCCAAACAGTTTTCACCCAGTATTTGGCAATTGCCAATGCACCAGTATTAGTGGGTGAAATCGGGACTCTGCAACCAGCGCAAGTGGGGTTAGTGGCAGGAAGTGGCCACTCTGCCCAAGGGGCACTGCCTACCACAGAGTTCAACCTGCCCCAGGTCTCTTACAACAAACTGGCATGCCTTAAATGAAGAGGTTTACAGCCACCACAGAGGGTAGCATAAAGTCACCAGAAATAGTCAGGGAGGCCACATGACAGAGTGTCTCAGAAGATGTTTTCTAGACAAAGAACATGTTGACCAGAAGAACTGGATTTTCATTGAAATGATGTAATGTTTCCTTCACAAagaaaatgaacacacacacacagatgaagAACATATTTTTCTTTGGCCAAGAACACACCCTTGTGCCAAGTATGTGCTGATCACCCTAAGCTAGGCAGATGCAAGCCTAAGACTTGATCACAGCATCAAAGGCCCTCCCAGAAATGTGGACATACCAGGGTATGTTCTGAAAGGATatgaggccaccaccttgctgaagctaagcatgtttgggtctggtcagtgccgtAGATGGGTGACCTCCTGGGCAGCTCATGGGTTCCATAATGGAAGAGAGGCAGAGTATGAATGCtaagaaaatagaaataaaaagcctGTTGACAGCTGAccagcaaggcaaaaaaaaaaaaaggccataTGTCCATTAGAGACTTGTTCACTGGAATGTTATCTAAAACAACCAGAAGAGTGAACGCTTGTTCAACAAATGGCATTAATGAAGAATACTGGAACTGAGGCCAATGGATAGAAGCTCCACCCAGGCCAAGGACCCTTTAGCTACCTGCCCTCTGAGTCCTGCCTGACTGCCCCTCACAGCTCAAGTACCCAAATTCTCCTGGGGAAAGGTGCCTCTAAAATACTTAAGAGACTTAAGAGTTGAAGATGATATGCTTAGGAACATTCAGGGAAGTGTTAATCTCATAATTGTTAAATCAGTCTATAGGCTGTGTTCAAAGTGAAAGCATTGTAAACCGCAAAGTCTATAACTCTATAAGCTGTCATATGCGCTATTAGGATAAATAAAAAGCTGGCTGCTTAAAGTTTCAAGCTGCCTCTTagtgctattcccccccccctcttccctccaGCACTTAAGAGTTCCAAACATACAGTGTCAGCTCAGGGTCTGTTCTCATCGAAAAGGTTGCAAACCTTCTTTGGGGCCCTAATTTAGAACCTTCAAGAGAGGGGTCACACCACACAGCAtgagaatgcaagaagagcctgatggttcctgcattgcagggggctggattcaATGGCTCTcaggggtccattccaactctgcaattcgacGATTCTATGAATCATCATCCCAATGGATCATCATCTAGCCcaccatcctgtcctcacagtggccaaccagatgcccagggttctccagggtttcaggcattgGAGAGGCCATTGGAGATTGAgccttgaaccttctgcatgcaaagcaggggctctgctcctgagctacggcccttcccttccccagggGTCCTCTGCAGAGGAGCGGGCATGGCTCATCCTTAGCCTGTCCTCCTACATCAGGAGCTTCTTCTAAGCTCTGTAAAATGAGCACAGCTCTGACCACCTCTTGATAGGCCTGCAAGGGGGATCTGCAGTTATCACATATGGGGAAATCAGTGGCTGATGCTTAAGATTGGACAAGGTAAAGGATTGGGGAACCTCCCAAGATCTGAGCATCCTGCCTTGTCGATACCCAGAAATGAGGTCCACCTCTGCAAGAGATGTGGAAATGGAAGCATGAAAGTGCAAGATGCTCCTGAagacacctcctccccccccaaaaaaaaccctctctcaGAGTCTTTTGCACACCTGCATGCTACCCACCCTCAGTATTTGCTAGTTAGCCCAGCCAGACAGGCTCCATCTCTTATGTGCTGTTTGTCCCCACCAAAGATATCTGGGCAGCCTAGTCTCTTTGGAAGATAGCTTTGCCTTTGGTGCTGCAGCTGACAGATGACCTTCAGACTGCCAGCTTCAGAGCTGCTGCATCAGGCAacttgcatctctctctccccgcatCTTCTCATATATATTAACAaagcagaaagagaaaggaagcacCGGGAATGCATAAGGTTCTCTCTCGCTGGTTCCCCCACAGCTTTGGTCCTGGGCACCCACTCAAGAGGGGCCCGGCTGATGAAGAGATTCTAGAGTCCCCAGATCTTCAGTGCAAACAAGTATCAGGAACTGGGATTGATGCAGTTGCTAAGCTGTGCGCCATCACATCCTCTGCTGCACGTGCCTCAACCACCGTGCTCTCTATCCAGCTTGCCTCCTCACAGAGCCTGGAAAAGTAGACTCCCTTTGTCCAAGAACAGACCAAAGGCCAGCCCAGCAAGACTGTAGATTTGGAGAGGTCCTGTGGCCAGAGCCAAATAATTGTCTTGCAAACCCTCGGGCTGTACAACTGTGTGCTTTTGGGGGCCAGCAGAGCAACTACCCTCTGAAATATCTCACCACACTCCAGCCAGCAAGTTAGCACCTACAaaggctctctcccccccccccccgagctcagTGAAAGGAGCCCAAAGGAAGGACACCACCTACAGCATCATAACCCTAACTGCAGGAATCCCCTTGGCTGAGCACAGTGGGCCTCAATGCTTTTGCCCGCTTGCTATGGTTTTGAAGGAACTGACAGGAGAGCAAGGCAGCTGCAGAACAAGCCAAGGCTCAGAGAGTTGGGAGCTTGCCTGTTGCAGAAGAGAATGCATCCATATGAATCTGGCTTGGAGCTTCTGCAAGACTGCAGAAGGATCCCAAGCCAGGCCCAGGAGCTGGAAACCCAGTCCGATGGCCCCTGCCAATTCCCTGGCCTGCTCCACTACTTTGGGCATCAATCCAGCCATGACCAGCACTTTGTGACAGCTCCTTTCTGCATCTctaaccagcagcagcagccagccagccattgaCTCCAGCCTACCAATGGAATCAATGATGAAAGGTGGTATGAAAATCTCTTAAATAAACaaaaggataaaaaggtaaaagggagCTAAaagggagcagattttggggctcCTTGGGTCAAGGATTAAGTGGTACCTTCAGGAGCATCAGGAAgatctcagtggcagagcaactgcatTTCAAACTGAAAGTCTGAGGTTTAatctctagcatctccaggtagggccaagAGGCTcctttgcctgaaatcctggagagacacTCAATGCAGAGagacacaatactgagctagatggaccaagagcCTGAGTCtgtataaaggcagcttcctatgttctccaGATAGGGCTAGGAGCCTGCAGCTGCCACCTGTGTGGTGTGAGCTGCCTTTCTGAAGCCAGCAGCTTCCAGAGTTTCCAAGAGGGCCACAGGAGGCCTCCCTTCTTCCAGGAAAGGGCTGCTGAGCAACCAGTTCCATTAGGAGCAACAACCTGCCCAGGCCTCCTCCTGCAAACAGAATGGATGGGGGCCTCCTGGGGCCTCATCATCTCACTGCAGCTCCTGCCAGAAAGAGCGTAGCAAGTCATCCTGGGGCCATGAGCCACCCCAGAAGAGCTAGGGAGCCTCAGAGCCAGGGCCAGCCCCCAAATAGCAGAAGCACAATCACAGGACACATGCATAGTCCCTGCAGCTCATTGATGCAAGGTCTGCTCTCTGGATCCCCAAAAAGCCCAGTGCTGAGATTAGTAAAGCAAACAGAAATCAGATCATTCCATTGTGACCCTTCCTTGGCCCCTCtccctccatttctttttttgcaacTTGGTGATAATGTTTAAACAGGGAGGTAGCCAATCTCACACTGTAAAACACCAGACAATGGTGGTGCAATTAATAATACAGCGACCAAGGTAGACCAAGGGAGGCTAAAGAACTGGAGCGACTCCCCACTTGCCTACCGTGAAGCTCTGGGGGTCCAAGTCAGTCAACATCTACTCTGCTCAGCATAGGCAAGGATtaaatgctatttattttattagacAAATGATATAGCACTTTCCATAGGAAAATACTGAAGTTGTGTAAAACCACAATGAACCATGGATATCTATctaattccattaaaaaaactcAAATCATATTGATCAATGGTAAGCATAGCTAGGTCACATTTCGGAAAAAGCATGTGTGAAAAATAGGTTTGGAGCCAGCATCACAGGACTGATACAGCTGGCGCTTGCCTGATAATAGCAGGGATGGAATTCCTTCCACAAGGCAGGAGATGCAGCAGTGCTGTAAATGCCCTGCTCCCCCTGATCACGGGGTGGGCACCCTCTAAGAGGCACCCGCTGTTGCTAAACTGGCCAGCTTGTTTTATTGCCCACAGCCCAAAAGGCTCTGCAGGATCACAGAAGATATTTGGAAGAAATCATAGCAATGCCCCATAACATTTCACTATTCCATAGGGAAAGCAGGGTCTTGATAGAATAACCAACTCTACCCACTGGGAAATTCCCCCAGAGCATTCAGGAATCCATTAGCCTGTGTAGAGGGACCATTCTAAGAGGTCCCCACCCCTGCAGGGAGAGACAGATGTCATAAGCCCAAACTTCACTAGGGAGTGGTCTGACCATGACAATAGGACCCCTTACCTTCAGATAACCCATTTTCTCACATGGACTCAACTGAGGGTATGCCTTGCATTATGCATTGGACCAGTGATATTTTGGGCCAGCCCCATGGTTGCTAAAAAGTCCCAAGTAGGGCAAAAGGTATCCTTGATGTGACTGCTGAAGTCACCCAGGACCACCATTCTGGGCCTTTGAGACTGCCTCGGACATCTCTGGGCAGCTGAGCGAGTTGCTGTCCGTCAGATGTCTCTATGGCCCAATACCAGAAGCAGGCCCTCTAAGCCAGATCCAAGACAGAGCAGTTTTGTGGTGCAGGGGATAGATGCTCAAAGGACCATGACAAACTtgccccgcccccctccctccaaaaaaaccctccCGCCTGGGTTGGTGCTGCACTAAATGcctgggcagcagagctgagtcaggttacataccctccagcatttctccgatgaaaatagggacgtcccattccataattataattttactatttataccccacacatcttcctgggttgccccagctactctgggcagcttccaacatatatgaaaacataataaaacattaaactttttttaaaaaaaaacccttccctatacccTATACTCCCTATTCAGATGGCTCggaggtcagataactccataccctccaacatttctccaatgaaaacaaggacatcctaaggaaaggtgggacattctgggatcaaatcggaaactgggatgacttctctaaatcagggacgtccctggaaaacagggacacttggaggatctgaggTCATTCAAGTTACCTGGGCCTAAGCCATCCAGGGCTTTAAAACTTAATTTTGAACTGGGCTCAGAAATGAACAGGAAGGCAGTGCAGCTGTTCCCTATGACTGGAGGCCAATGCACACAGTCCCGGCTCCCATCAATAGTCTGGCTGCAGCATGCCAAACACTTGGCGGTTTCAATCCCATGTTGAGCATGCTACAGTCATCCAAACATGGCATCGCTAAGGCACAAATGGCCAGATCTGCCATTTCAAGGGGCAGGTGCAATGGGCACACCAGCCTAACTTCCTCAGAAGCACTCCTAGCTGCAGCAACCACCTGAGCATCCAGGTTTAAAACCGAGTCTGGGAGCATGGCTAACATGTGAGAGCACCCCATTCAAGACAGGTCGCACTCTGCTACCTGGACTGGCCATTCAACTTGACCAAGAGCATGGGAGACCTTTGCCATCTCTGGATTGCATTTCCATTGACTTGCCCACCCACAGACTTGTGCTGCCTTGGAGCAGAATGCACAGGGAGGCAGGCACTGCCTGTTGACCTCCCCCTGGAGAGCCATCAGTAGGCTTGGTGgtggctatgttccacctccacctctgaataccagttcaactccagtcctgcttgtgggcttcccagaaaagacatctggttggccaacatggtctgaactagatgggtcccccttggccagatccagcagcagGGAGCATTTTTAATGTTCTGACACTGACTCTGAAAGTGGGTGCAGAGTAGGGCCATTGTGCTTAAATTAATGACCAGTGGCCTGGTCTTGGGTCTGGGGACTTCGCTGTTCCCAAGTCCCAATGGGTCAAAGAGCAGGAGCAGGTTTGCCCCACAACCACAAGATGGGAGGGCGGTAGAGCCAGTTTTCCTTTGCTTTGAACTAAAGGCACCCTTTATCAGAGTTCTTTTTCCTTAGGCACTGGTGTGTGTTGTCTTGAACTATACACTATTTAATATACCCATTCCAGTACGATTTTACataaaaatagaagaagaaataataatgattttttaaaaagatgacgaGATGCAGGCAGACTGGAGCTCCAACGGGGAGGAGACAGGAGCCTGTCCCAACAGAGCAGAGCAGAAGCAAATGTTGCCTCCCCCCGCCCTGCCGCCGCACTCAGGAGTCGGAGGATACGgagctgcagtttggacagcagcaGTTTCTTCCTTGCAAGGGAGCCCCAGCGGCACTGCGGGTGCGGGTGGCCAGGATGTCCTGCTGGGGCCCCGAGCTGCTGCAGTTGCTCCCGGGGAGGGGGCTTGTCCTCCGGGCCCGGAGAAAGCCGGTGTGTTTGCGTGGGGAGGGGGGCGGTGTTTCGTAGCCAGGCTCCCGCAGCCAAGTTGCTGGCAGGCGCCCACTTCGCTCCAGCCGCCCAGATGCCGGCGCGGTCCTCTTCGGGGTGGGAGGCGCCCCTGCTTTGCGGTGTGGCataccgcccgcccgccctcccggctccctccaccccactctgCGCAGCTGAACCGGCAGCAGCTTCGCCTCTCCCTGCCCAGCTCGGGCGCGCCGCCTGCGGCAGGACCTGCGCCGGGTCCCCGCTCTCCACTCGCCTCCGCCGTTCCCTTCCCCGCCTGCCGGCCCCGCTACTTACCCACCAGGGCGACCCCCAGCCAGCCCCTGGCCCCGCCGCCCGCGCCCCCGGCCATCTCCTCGCCAGCTGCAGCGCCGCAGTGGCCTCTTCCGCCGgcccgagcgagcgagcgagcggcgTCCCAAGTGTGGCTCTCGCTCCGCTGCTGCCTGCCCTCGCTGCCAGCCTCCGCGGCTCTCTCGGGCTC is a window encoding:
- the SCN4B gene encoding sodium channel regulatory subunit beta-4, yielding MAGGAGGGARGWLGVALVGLQLCSVTLALEVSVGKAAVIYVKNGTDVLLPCTFTSCIGIERANFSWISNSTEIFKGIIKNKDSKPEPYPEYRSLIKYEMPTDMALSKDNREFNVSLLLLFAEFSDSGKYTCFVKNPKEKNANHSATITLKVVVEMEKKDNTLTLIIVSVVGGVIGLLVLIMLIKKLVLFILKKTREKECLVTSSANDNTENGLAGSKTEQKSAPKA